A window of the Cannabis sativa cultivar Pink pepper isolate KNU-18-1 chromosome X, ASM2916894v1, whole genome shotgun sequence genome harbors these coding sequences:
- the LOC115706587 gene encoding aminopeptidase M1 isoform X4: MEQFKGQPRLPKFILPKRYRINLKPNLNSCKFTGSVSVDLTVLSETRFIVLNAANLSVKTASVSYISKDLVFKPTKVEIFEEDEILVLEFPQTLPIGDGILDIEFEGVLNDKMKGFYRSTYKHNGEKKNMAVTQFEPADARQCFPCWDEPACKATFKITLDVPSDLVALSNMPIIEENVKGQIKTLSYQESPIMSTYLVAFVIGLLDYVEDHTSDGVKVRVYCQVGKTNQGKFALHVAVKTLELFKEYFGRPYPLPKLDMVAIPDFAIGAMENYGLVTYRETALLYDDQHSAAAKKQRVATVVAHELAHQWFGNLVTMEWWTHLWLNEGFATWVSYVANDSLFPEWNVWTQFLNESIEGLRLDGLEESHPIEVEVPHVSQIQEIFDAISYNKGASVIQMLQRYIGAECFQRSLALYIKRHAFSNAKTEDLWAAIEEESGEPVNMLMSSWTKQTGYPVISIKVKDQKLEIQQSRFLYVGSHGVGKWIVPITLCCGSYDNRINFLLESNSGALDMNEFGLAEAATAEGKGSSSLGWIKLNVNQTGFFRVKYDEDLAERLRYAIENKYLTATDRFGILDDAFALCMASQQSLSSLLTLMSSYSDEFDYTVLSNLITVSYKVERIVASAIPELLDAIKQFFINLFRIAAETLGGWQPKDGESHLDAMLRGEILTALAVFGHEQTLTEAIRRFNEYLIDRNTPLLPPDLRMAAYVAVMQRTSAKNRWGYDSLLKIYRESDLSQEKTRVLSSLTSSPDPIIVFEALDFSLTSEVRSLVLILNVSKEGRETAWKWLKDNWEHISNTWGSSPLITRFINAIVSPFSSIEDAEEIEDFFANRTKPSMARTLKQSIERVRINANWVQSIQNDDQLVKTLNILTYYH; encoded by the exons atggagCAATTCAAAGGCCAGCCTCGCTTACCCAAATTCATCCTCCCAAAACGATACCGTATCAATCTCAAACCCAATCTCAACTCCTGCAAATTCACCGGTTCCGTCTCCGTCGACCTCACTGTTCTCTCCGAAACCAGATTCATCGTTCTCAATGCTGCTAATCTATCTGTCAAAACCGCCTCCGTATCTTACATCTCCAAAGATTTG GTATTCAAGCCTACGAAAGTAGAAATTTTCGAAGAGGATGAGATTTTGGTGTTGGAGTTTCCACAGACACTCCCTATTGGAGATGGGATTTTGGATATTGAGTTTGAAGGGGTTTTAAATGACAAGATGAAGGGTTTTTATCGAAG TACATATAAGCATAATGGTGAGAAGAAGAATATGGCAGTCACACAATTTGAACCAGCTGATGCAAGACAGTGCTTTCCTTGTTGGGATGAACCAGCTTGCAAG GCTACTTTTAAGATCACATTGGATGTTCCATCCGACCTAGTAGCCCTTTCAAACATGCCAATCATTGAAGAAAATGTTAAAGGACAAATCAAGACATTATCATATCAAGAATCACCAATTATGTCTACATATTTGGTGGCCTTTGTTATTGGCTTGCTCGATTATGTGGAAGATCATACTTCTGATG GGGTCAAAGTTCGAGTATACTGTCAAGTAGGAAAGACAAACCAAGGAAAATTTGCATTGCATGTTGCTGTCAAGACACTTGAGCTATTCAAAGA ATATTTTGGTAGACCATATCCTTTGCCTAAATTGGATATGGTTGCCATACCTGACTTTGCTATTGGGGCAATGGAGAATTATGGTTTGGTTACATATCGTGAAACAGCTTTGCTTTATGATGATCAACATTCAGCAGCTGCAAAGAAGCAAAGG GTTGCAACCGTGGTAGCTCATGAGCTCGCGCATCAGTGGTTTGGCAATCTTGTAACGATGGAATGGTGGACTCATTTGTGGCTGAATGAAGGGTTTGCAACATGG GTAAGCTATGTAGCAAATGATAGCTTGTTCCCGGAATGGAATGTATGGACTCAATTTCTCAATGAATCTATTGAGGGTCTTAGACTTGATGGGCTTGAAGAATCTCACCCCATTGAG GTGGAAGTTCCGCACGTGTCTCAAATTCAGGAAATATTTGATGCAATCAGTTATAATAAAGGTGCTTCTGTTATTCAAATGCTCCAACGCTATATTGGTGCTGAGTGTTTTCAG AGGtcacttgctttgtatataaaaagACATGCTTTCTCAAATGCAAAGACAGAAGATTTATGGGCTGCCATTGAGGAAGAATCTGGTGAGCCTGTGAACATGCTAATGAGTTCTTGGACAAAGCAGACAGGATACCCTGTTATCTCCATCAAAGTCAAAGATCAAAAGTTAGAGATTCAACAG TCACGATTCTTGTATGTTGGTTCACATGGGGTAGGAAAGTGGATTGTCCCAATCACACTATGCTGCGGTTCATACGACAACCGAATAAACTTCCTACTAGAATCAAACTCTGGAGCTCTCGACATGAATGAATTCGGCCTTGCAGAGGCTGCAACAGCTGAAGGCAAGGGCAGTTCATCACTCGGTTGGATAAAACTTAATGTCAATCAAACTGGTTTCTTTCGGGTGAAATACGATGAGGATCTTGCAGAGAGACTAAGATATGCAATAGAGAACAAGTACTTAACTGCAACAGATAGATTTG GGATTTTGGATGATGCGTTCGCACTATGTATGGCTAGCCAACAATCTCTTAGCTCTTTACTTACCTTGATGAGTTCTTACTCGGACGAATTTGATTATACTGTGCTTTCTAACTTGATTACT GTAAGCTATAAAGTAGAAAGAATTGTAGCTTCCGCCATACCCGAGCTTCTGGATGCcattaaacaattttttatcAACCTATTCCGAATTGCTGCAGA GACTCTTGGTGGTTGGCAACCTAAAGATGGAGAGAGCCATTTAGATGCAATGTTGAGAGGAGAAATTTTGACAGCCTTGGCTGTATTCGGACATGAACAAACTCTAACCGAAGCAATTAGGCGTTTCAATGAATACTTAATTGACAGAAACACACCACTCCTTCCTCCAGATTTGAGAATG GCTGCATATGTAGCTGTAATGCAGAGAACTAGCGCGAAGAACAGATGGGGTTATGACTCCCTTTTGAAAATCTACAGAGAAAGTGATCTAAGCCAAGAGAAAACCCGGGTTCTAA GTTCATTGACATCTTCTCCTGATCCCATCATAGTTTTTGAAGCTCTCGACTTTTCGCTTACTTCTGAG GTTCGTAGTCTAGTATTGATTCTAAATGTTAGCAAGGAAGGGCGTGAAACAGCTTGGAAGTGGTTGAAG GATAACTGGGAGCACATTTCAAATACTTGGGGTTCTAGTCCTTTAATAACCCGTTTCATCAATGCAATCGTATCGCCG TTTTCTTCGATAGAGGATGCCGAGGAAATTGAGGATTTCTTTGCGAACCGCACCAAGCCGAGCATGGCTAGAACATTGAAGCAAAGCATTGAACGGGTACGCATTAATGCCAATTGGGTTCAAAGTATTCAAAATGATGACCAACTTGTTAAGACCCTCAACATTTTGACATACTACCACTAA
- the LOC115706587 gene encoding aminopeptidase M1 isoform X2: MEQFKGQPRLPKFILPKRYRINLKPNLNSCKFTGSVSVDLTVLSETRFIVLNAANLSVKTASVSYISKDLSLQSRGNLMWSLLYAGKIIWSFAKAIMNLIIWLLRGRSEESGSSGVFKPTKVEIFEEDEILVLEFPQTLPIGDGILDIEFEGVLNDKMKGFYRSTYKHNGEKKNMAVTQFEPADARQCFPCWDEPACKATFKITLDVPSDLVALSNMPIIEENVKGQIKTLSYQESPIMSTYLVAFVIGLLDYVEDHTSDGVKVRVYCQVGKTNQGKFALHVAVKTLELFKEYFGRPYPLPKLDMVAIPDFAIGAMENYGLVTYRETALLYDDQHSAAAKKQRVATVVAHELAHQWFGNLVTMEWWTHLWLNEGFATWVSYVANDSLFPEWNVWTQFLNESIEGLRLDGLEESHPIEVEVPHVSQIQEIFDAISYNKGASVIQMLQRYIGAECFQRSLALYIKRHAFSNAKTEDLWAAIEEESGEPVNMLMSSWTKQTGYPVISIKVKDQKLEIQQSRFLYVGSHGVGKWIVPITLCCGSYDNRINFLLESNSGALDMNEFGLAEAATAEGKGSSSLGWIKLNVNQTGFFRVKYDEDLAERLRYAIENKYLTATDRFGILDDAFALCMASQQSLSSLLTLMSSYSDEFDYTVLSNLITVSYKVERIVASAIPELLDAIKQFFINLFRIAAETLGGWQPKDGESHLDAMLRGEILTALAVFGHEQTLTEAIRRFNEYLIDRNTPLLPPDLRMAAYVAVMQRTSAKNRWGYDSLLKIYRESDLSQEKTRVLSSLTSSPDPIIVFEALDFSLTSEVRSLVLILNVSKEGRETAWKWLKDNWEHISNTWGSSPLITRFINAIVSPFSSIEDAEEIEDFFANRTKPSMARTLKQSIERVRINANWVQSIQNDDQLVKTLNILTYYH; encoded by the exons atggagCAATTCAAAGGCCAGCCTCGCTTACCCAAATTCATCCTCCCAAAACGATACCGTATCAATCTCAAACCCAATCTCAACTCCTGCAAATTCACCGGTTCCGTCTCCGTCGACCTCACTGTTCTCTCCGAAACCAGATTCATCGTTCTCAATGCTGCTAATCTATCTGTCAAAACCGCCTCCGTATCTTACATCTCCAAAGATTTG AGTTTGCAGAGCAGAGGAAATTTGATGTGGAGTTTACTTTATGCTGGAAAGATCATTTGGAGTTTTGCTAAAGCAATTATGAATCTTATTATATGGTTACTAAGAGGCCGCAGTGAAGAGAGTGGATCATCAGGA GTATTCAAGCCTACGAAAGTAGAAATTTTCGAAGAGGATGAGATTTTGGTGTTGGAGTTTCCACAGACACTCCCTATTGGAGATGGGATTTTGGATATTGAGTTTGAAGGGGTTTTAAATGACAAGATGAAGGGTTTTTATCGAAG TACATATAAGCATAATGGTGAGAAGAAGAATATGGCAGTCACACAATTTGAACCAGCTGATGCAAGACAGTGCTTTCCTTGTTGGGATGAACCAGCTTGCAAG GCTACTTTTAAGATCACATTGGATGTTCCATCCGACCTAGTAGCCCTTTCAAACATGCCAATCATTGAAGAAAATGTTAAAGGACAAATCAAGACATTATCATATCAAGAATCACCAATTATGTCTACATATTTGGTGGCCTTTGTTATTGGCTTGCTCGATTATGTGGAAGATCATACTTCTGATG GGGTCAAAGTTCGAGTATACTGTCAAGTAGGAAAGACAAACCAAGGAAAATTTGCATTGCATGTTGCTGTCAAGACACTTGAGCTATTCAAAGA ATATTTTGGTAGACCATATCCTTTGCCTAAATTGGATATGGTTGCCATACCTGACTTTGCTATTGGGGCAATGGAGAATTATGGTTTGGTTACATATCGTGAAACAGCTTTGCTTTATGATGATCAACATTCAGCAGCTGCAAAGAAGCAAAGG GTTGCAACCGTGGTAGCTCATGAGCTCGCGCATCAGTGGTTTGGCAATCTTGTAACGATGGAATGGTGGACTCATTTGTGGCTGAATGAAGGGTTTGCAACATGG GTAAGCTATGTAGCAAATGATAGCTTGTTCCCGGAATGGAATGTATGGACTCAATTTCTCAATGAATCTATTGAGGGTCTTAGACTTGATGGGCTTGAAGAATCTCACCCCATTGAG GTGGAAGTTCCGCACGTGTCTCAAATTCAGGAAATATTTGATGCAATCAGTTATAATAAAGGTGCTTCTGTTATTCAAATGCTCCAACGCTATATTGGTGCTGAGTGTTTTCAG AGGtcacttgctttgtatataaaaagACATGCTTTCTCAAATGCAAAGACAGAAGATTTATGGGCTGCCATTGAGGAAGAATCTGGTGAGCCTGTGAACATGCTAATGAGTTCTTGGACAAAGCAGACAGGATACCCTGTTATCTCCATCAAAGTCAAAGATCAAAAGTTAGAGATTCAACAG TCACGATTCTTGTATGTTGGTTCACATGGGGTAGGAAAGTGGATTGTCCCAATCACACTATGCTGCGGTTCATACGACAACCGAATAAACTTCCTACTAGAATCAAACTCTGGAGCTCTCGACATGAATGAATTCGGCCTTGCAGAGGCTGCAACAGCTGAAGGCAAGGGCAGTTCATCACTCGGTTGGATAAAACTTAATGTCAATCAAACTGGTTTCTTTCGGGTGAAATACGATGAGGATCTTGCAGAGAGACTAAGATATGCAATAGAGAACAAGTACTTAACTGCAACAGATAGATTTG GGATTTTGGATGATGCGTTCGCACTATGTATGGCTAGCCAACAATCTCTTAGCTCTTTACTTACCTTGATGAGTTCTTACTCGGACGAATTTGATTATACTGTGCTTTCTAACTTGATTACT GTAAGCTATAAAGTAGAAAGAATTGTAGCTTCCGCCATACCCGAGCTTCTGGATGCcattaaacaattttttatcAACCTATTCCGAATTGCTGCAGA GACTCTTGGTGGTTGGCAACCTAAAGATGGAGAGAGCCATTTAGATGCAATGTTGAGAGGAGAAATTTTGACAGCCTTGGCTGTATTCGGACATGAACAAACTCTAACCGAAGCAATTAGGCGTTTCAATGAATACTTAATTGACAGAAACACACCACTCCTTCCTCCAGATTTGAGAATG GCTGCATATGTAGCTGTAATGCAGAGAACTAGCGCGAAGAACAGATGGGGTTATGACTCCCTTTTGAAAATCTACAGAGAAAGTGATCTAAGCCAAGAGAAAACCCGGGTTCTAA GTTCATTGACATCTTCTCCTGATCCCATCATAGTTTTTGAAGCTCTCGACTTTTCGCTTACTTCTGAG GTTCGTAGTCTAGTATTGATTCTAAATGTTAGCAAGGAAGGGCGTGAAACAGCTTGGAAGTGGTTGAAG GATAACTGGGAGCACATTTCAAATACTTGGGGTTCTAGTCCTTTAATAACCCGTTTCATCAATGCAATCGTATCGCCG TTTTCTTCGATAGAGGATGCCGAGGAAATTGAGGATTTCTTTGCGAACCGCACCAAGCCGAGCATGGCTAGAACATTGAAGCAAAGCATTGAACGGGTACGCATTAATGCCAATTGGGTTCAAAGTATTCAAAATGATGACCAACTTGTTAAGACCCTCAACATTTTGACATACTACCACTAA
- the LOC115706587 gene encoding aminopeptidase M1 isoform X1, whose amino-acid sequence MEQFKGQPRLPKFILPKRYRINLKPNLNSCKFTGSVSVDLTVLSETRFIVLNAANLSVKTASVSYISKDLVLLFRYSLQSRGNLMWSLLYAGKIIWSFAKAIMNLIIWLLRGRSEESGSSGVFKPTKVEIFEEDEILVLEFPQTLPIGDGILDIEFEGVLNDKMKGFYRSTYKHNGEKKNMAVTQFEPADARQCFPCWDEPACKATFKITLDVPSDLVALSNMPIIEENVKGQIKTLSYQESPIMSTYLVAFVIGLLDYVEDHTSDGVKVRVYCQVGKTNQGKFALHVAVKTLELFKEYFGRPYPLPKLDMVAIPDFAIGAMENYGLVTYRETALLYDDQHSAAAKKQRVATVVAHELAHQWFGNLVTMEWWTHLWLNEGFATWVSYVANDSLFPEWNVWTQFLNESIEGLRLDGLEESHPIEVEVPHVSQIQEIFDAISYNKGASVIQMLQRYIGAECFQRSLALYIKRHAFSNAKTEDLWAAIEEESGEPVNMLMSSWTKQTGYPVISIKVKDQKLEIQQSRFLYVGSHGVGKWIVPITLCCGSYDNRINFLLESNSGALDMNEFGLAEAATAEGKGSSSLGWIKLNVNQTGFFRVKYDEDLAERLRYAIENKYLTATDRFGILDDAFALCMASQQSLSSLLTLMSSYSDEFDYTVLSNLITVSYKVERIVASAIPELLDAIKQFFINLFRIAAETLGGWQPKDGESHLDAMLRGEILTALAVFGHEQTLTEAIRRFNEYLIDRNTPLLPPDLRMAAYVAVMQRTSAKNRWGYDSLLKIYRESDLSQEKTRVLSSLTSSPDPIIVFEALDFSLTSEVRSLVLILNVSKEGRETAWKWLKDNWEHISNTWGSSPLITRFINAIVSPFSSIEDAEEIEDFFANRTKPSMARTLKQSIERVRINANWVQSIQNDDQLVKTLNILTYYH is encoded by the exons atggagCAATTCAAAGGCCAGCCTCGCTTACCCAAATTCATCCTCCCAAAACGATACCGTATCAATCTCAAACCCAATCTCAACTCCTGCAAATTCACCGGTTCCGTCTCCGTCGACCTCACTGTTCTCTCCGAAACCAGATTCATCGTTCTCAATGCTGCTAATCTATCTGTCAAAACCGCCTCCGTATCTTACATCTCCAAAGATTTGGTACTACTTTTTCGTTAT AGTTTGCAGAGCAGAGGAAATTTGATGTGGAGTTTACTTTATGCTGGAAAGATCATTTGGAGTTTTGCTAAAGCAATTATGAATCTTATTATATGGTTACTAAGAGGCCGCAGTGAAGAGAGTGGATCATCAGGA GTATTCAAGCCTACGAAAGTAGAAATTTTCGAAGAGGATGAGATTTTGGTGTTGGAGTTTCCACAGACACTCCCTATTGGAGATGGGATTTTGGATATTGAGTTTGAAGGGGTTTTAAATGACAAGATGAAGGGTTTTTATCGAAG TACATATAAGCATAATGGTGAGAAGAAGAATATGGCAGTCACACAATTTGAACCAGCTGATGCAAGACAGTGCTTTCCTTGTTGGGATGAACCAGCTTGCAAG GCTACTTTTAAGATCACATTGGATGTTCCATCCGACCTAGTAGCCCTTTCAAACATGCCAATCATTGAAGAAAATGTTAAAGGACAAATCAAGACATTATCATATCAAGAATCACCAATTATGTCTACATATTTGGTGGCCTTTGTTATTGGCTTGCTCGATTATGTGGAAGATCATACTTCTGATG GGGTCAAAGTTCGAGTATACTGTCAAGTAGGAAAGACAAACCAAGGAAAATTTGCATTGCATGTTGCTGTCAAGACACTTGAGCTATTCAAAGA ATATTTTGGTAGACCATATCCTTTGCCTAAATTGGATATGGTTGCCATACCTGACTTTGCTATTGGGGCAATGGAGAATTATGGTTTGGTTACATATCGTGAAACAGCTTTGCTTTATGATGATCAACATTCAGCAGCTGCAAAGAAGCAAAGG GTTGCAACCGTGGTAGCTCATGAGCTCGCGCATCAGTGGTTTGGCAATCTTGTAACGATGGAATGGTGGACTCATTTGTGGCTGAATGAAGGGTTTGCAACATGG GTAAGCTATGTAGCAAATGATAGCTTGTTCCCGGAATGGAATGTATGGACTCAATTTCTCAATGAATCTATTGAGGGTCTTAGACTTGATGGGCTTGAAGAATCTCACCCCATTGAG GTGGAAGTTCCGCACGTGTCTCAAATTCAGGAAATATTTGATGCAATCAGTTATAATAAAGGTGCTTCTGTTATTCAAATGCTCCAACGCTATATTGGTGCTGAGTGTTTTCAG AGGtcacttgctttgtatataaaaagACATGCTTTCTCAAATGCAAAGACAGAAGATTTATGGGCTGCCATTGAGGAAGAATCTGGTGAGCCTGTGAACATGCTAATGAGTTCTTGGACAAAGCAGACAGGATACCCTGTTATCTCCATCAAAGTCAAAGATCAAAAGTTAGAGATTCAACAG TCACGATTCTTGTATGTTGGTTCACATGGGGTAGGAAAGTGGATTGTCCCAATCACACTATGCTGCGGTTCATACGACAACCGAATAAACTTCCTACTAGAATCAAACTCTGGAGCTCTCGACATGAATGAATTCGGCCTTGCAGAGGCTGCAACAGCTGAAGGCAAGGGCAGTTCATCACTCGGTTGGATAAAACTTAATGTCAATCAAACTGGTTTCTTTCGGGTGAAATACGATGAGGATCTTGCAGAGAGACTAAGATATGCAATAGAGAACAAGTACTTAACTGCAACAGATAGATTTG GGATTTTGGATGATGCGTTCGCACTATGTATGGCTAGCCAACAATCTCTTAGCTCTTTACTTACCTTGATGAGTTCTTACTCGGACGAATTTGATTATACTGTGCTTTCTAACTTGATTACT GTAAGCTATAAAGTAGAAAGAATTGTAGCTTCCGCCATACCCGAGCTTCTGGATGCcattaaacaattttttatcAACCTATTCCGAATTGCTGCAGA GACTCTTGGTGGTTGGCAACCTAAAGATGGAGAGAGCCATTTAGATGCAATGTTGAGAGGAGAAATTTTGACAGCCTTGGCTGTATTCGGACATGAACAAACTCTAACCGAAGCAATTAGGCGTTTCAATGAATACTTAATTGACAGAAACACACCACTCCTTCCTCCAGATTTGAGAATG GCTGCATATGTAGCTGTAATGCAGAGAACTAGCGCGAAGAACAGATGGGGTTATGACTCCCTTTTGAAAATCTACAGAGAAAGTGATCTAAGCCAAGAGAAAACCCGGGTTCTAA GTTCATTGACATCTTCTCCTGATCCCATCATAGTTTTTGAAGCTCTCGACTTTTCGCTTACTTCTGAG GTTCGTAGTCTAGTATTGATTCTAAATGTTAGCAAGGAAGGGCGTGAAACAGCTTGGAAGTGGTTGAAG GATAACTGGGAGCACATTTCAAATACTTGGGGTTCTAGTCCTTTAATAACCCGTTTCATCAATGCAATCGTATCGCCG TTTTCTTCGATAGAGGATGCCGAGGAAATTGAGGATTTCTTTGCGAACCGCACCAAGCCGAGCATGGCTAGAACATTGAAGCAAAGCATTGAACGGGTACGCATTAATGCCAATTGGGTTCAAAGTATTCAAAATGATGACCAACTTGTTAAGACCCTCAACATTTTGACATACTACCACTAA
- the LOC115706587 gene encoding aminopeptidase M1 isoform X3: MEQFKGQPRLPKFILPKRYRINLKPNLNSCKFTGSVSVDLTVLSETRFIVLNAANLSVKTASVSYISKDLVLLFRYVFKPTKVEIFEEDEILVLEFPQTLPIGDGILDIEFEGVLNDKMKGFYRSTYKHNGEKKNMAVTQFEPADARQCFPCWDEPACKATFKITLDVPSDLVALSNMPIIEENVKGQIKTLSYQESPIMSTYLVAFVIGLLDYVEDHTSDGVKVRVYCQVGKTNQGKFALHVAVKTLELFKEYFGRPYPLPKLDMVAIPDFAIGAMENYGLVTYRETALLYDDQHSAAAKKQRVATVVAHELAHQWFGNLVTMEWWTHLWLNEGFATWVSYVANDSLFPEWNVWTQFLNESIEGLRLDGLEESHPIEVEVPHVSQIQEIFDAISYNKGASVIQMLQRYIGAECFQRSLALYIKRHAFSNAKTEDLWAAIEEESGEPVNMLMSSWTKQTGYPVISIKVKDQKLEIQQSRFLYVGSHGVGKWIVPITLCCGSYDNRINFLLESNSGALDMNEFGLAEAATAEGKGSSSLGWIKLNVNQTGFFRVKYDEDLAERLRYAIENKYLTATDRFGILDDAFALCMASQQSLSSLLTLMSSYSDEFDYTVLSNLITVSYKVERIVASAIPELLDAIKQFFINLFRIAAETLGGWQPKDGESHLDAMLRGEILTALAVFGHEQTLTEAIRRFNEYLIDRNTPLLPPDLRMAAYVAVMQRTSAKNRWGYDSLLKIYRESDLSQEKTRVLSSLTSSPDPIIVFEALDFSLTSEVRSLVLILNVSKEGRETAWKWLKDNWEHISNTWGSSPLITRFINAIVSPFSSIEDAEEIEDFFANRTKPSMARTLKQSIERVRINANWVQSIQNDDQLVKTLNILTYYH, encoded by the exons atggagCAATTCAAAGGCCAGCCTCGCTTACCCAAATTCATCCTCCCAAAACGATACCGTATCAATCTCAAACCCAATCTCAACTCCTGCAAATTCACCGGTTCCGTCTCCGTCGACCTCACTGTTCTCTCCGAAACCAGATTCATCGTTCTCAATGCTGCTAATCTATCTGTCAAAACCGCCTCCGTATCTTACATCTCCAAAGATTTGGTACTACTTTTTCGTTAT GTATTCAAGCCTACGAAAGTAGAAATTTTCGAAGAGGATGAGATTTTGGTGTTGGAGTTTCCACAGACACTCCCTATTGGAGATGGGATTTTGGATATTGAGTTTGAAGGGGTTTTAAATGACAAGATGAAGGGTTTTTATCGAAG TACATATAAGCATAATGGTGAGAAGAAGAATATGGCAGTCACACAATTTGAACCAGCTGATGCAAGACAGTGCTTTCCTTGTTGGGATGAACCAGCTTGCAAG GCTACTTTTAAGATCACATTGGATGTTCCATCCGACCTAGTAGCCCTTTCAAACATGCCAATCATTGAAGAAAATGTTAAAGGACAAATCAAGACATTATCATATCAAGAATCACCAATTATGTCTACATATTTGGTGGCCTTTGTTATTGGCTTGCTCGATTATGTGGAAGATCATACTTCTGATG GGGTCAAAGTTCGAGTATACTGTCAAGTAGGAAAGACAAACCAAGGAAAATTTGCATTGCATGTTGCTGTCAAGACACTTGAGCTATTCAAAGA ATATTTTGGTAGACCATATCCTTTGCCTAAATTGGATATGGTTGCCATACCTGACTTTGCTATTGGGGCAATGGAGAATTATGGTTTGGTTACATATCGTGAAACAGCTTTGCTTTATGATGATCAACATTCAGCAGCTGCAAAGAAGCAAAGG GTTGCAACCGTGGTAGCTCATGAGCTCGCGCATCAGTGGTTTGGCAATCTTGTAACGATGGAATGGTGGACTCATTTGTGGCTGAATGAAGGGTTTGCAACATGG GTAAGCTATGTAGCAAATGATAGCTTGTTCCCGGAATGGAATGTATGGACTCAATTTCTCAATGAATCTATTGAGGGTCTTAGACTTGATGGGCTTGAAGAATCTCACCCCATTGAG GTGGAAGTTCCGCACGTGTCTCAAATTCAGGAAATATTTGATGCAATCAGTTATAATAAAGGTGCTTCTGTTATTCAAATGCTCCAACGCTATATTGGTGCTGAGTGTTTTCAG AGGtcacttgctttgtatataaaaagACATGCTTTCTCAAATGCAAAGACAGAAGATTTATGGGCTGCCATTGAGGAAGAATCTGGTGAGCCTGTGAACATGCTAATGAGTTCTTGGACAAAGCAGACAGGATACCCTGTTATCTCCATCAAAGTCAAAGATCAAAAGTTAGAGATTCAACAG TCACGATTCTTGTATGTTGGTTCACATGGGGTAGGAAAGTGGATTGTCCCAATCACACTATGCTGCGGTTCATACGACAACCGAATAAACTTCCTACTAGAATCAAACTCTGGAGCTCTCGACATGAATGAATTCGGCCTTGCAGAGGCTGCAACAGCTGAAGGCAAGGGCAGTTCATCACTCGGTTGGATAAAACTTAATGTCAATCAAACTGGTTTCTTTCGGGTGAAATACGATGAGGATCTTGCAGAGAGACTAAGATATGCAATAGAGAACAAGTACTTAACTGCAACAGATAGATTTG GGATTTTGGATGATGCGTTCGCACTATGTATGGCTAGCCAACAATCTCTTAGCTCTTTACTTACCTTGATGAGTTCTTACTCGGACGAATTTGATTATACTGTGCTTTCTAACTTGATTACT GTAAGCTATAAAGTAGAAAGAATTGTAGCTTCCGCCATACCCGAGCTTCTGGATGCcattaaacaattttttatcAACCTATTCCGAATTGCTGCAGA GACTCTTGGTGGTTGGCAACCTAAAGATGGAGAGAGCCATTTAGATGCAATGTTGAGAGGAGAAATTTTGACAGCCTTGGCTGTATTCGGACATGAACAAACTCTAACCGAAGCAATTAGGCGTTTCAATGAATACTTAATTGACAGAAACACACCACTCCTTCCTCCAGATTTGAGAATG GCTGCATATGTAGCTGTAATGCAGAGAACTAGCGCGAAGAACAGATGGGGTTATGACTCCCTTTTGAAAATCTACAGAGAAAGTGATCTAAGCCAAGAGAAAACCCGGGTTCTAA GTTCATTGACATCTTCTCCTGATCCCATCATAGTTTTTGAAGCTCTCGACTTTTCGCTTACTTCTGAG GTTCGTAGTCTAGTATTGATTCTAAATGTTAGCAAGGAAGGGCGTGAAACAGCTTGGAAGTGGTTGAAG GATAACTGGGAGCACATTTCAAATACTTGGGGTTCTAGTCCTTTAATAACCCGTTTCATCAATGCAATCGTATCGCCG TTTTCTTCGATAGAGGATGCCGAGGAAATTGAGGATTTCTTTGCGAACCGCACCAAGCCGAGCATGGCTAGAACATTGAAGCAAAGCATTGAACGGGTACGCATTAATGCCAATTGGGTTCAAAGTATTCAAAATGATGACCAACTTGTTAAGACCCTCAACATTTTGACATACTACCACTAA